Part of the Candidatus Binatia bacterium genome is shown below.
CCCGCCGCAACGACGCGCGCGTCGCCGCCCGCGATCTCGGGAAGCGAGCTGCAATCCGAGACGACGCAGGGCACGCCGGCGCAGAGCGCCTGCGCCGCGGCATAGCCGAAGCCTTCGTAGCGCGACGGCACAGCCGCCACGGCAGCGGTCTTGTAGAGCAGGAGCAGTTCGTCGCGCGAGACGTAGCCCCGCATCTCCAACCGGTCGGCGACGCGCAGCTCGCGCGCGAGCGCGATGCACTCCTGCGCGTACGGCGTCGCAGGCCCGATTGCGACGAGTCGCGCCCCGTCGAGTTGCGCGAGCGCGCGCACGAGCACTTCCAGGTTCTTGCGGCGCTCGACCGTACCGACGGCGAGAATCGTCGCGCGGTCGCCGCTCTGGCGGTCTAAGCCGCAGTAGTCCGAAGCGACGCCGGGATAGACGACGTGCACGCGCGCCGGATCGAGATCGCCGCAGATCCTCAGCAGCTCGTCTCCGGTAAATTGAGAGTCGACCGCGACGTTCGCCGCGCGGCGATAGCGCGCGAGCGAGAACGGGCCGAAGTACCAGCGCGCGTAGGCGGGCGCGTGTTGCTGCACCTCGTGCCACGCGAGGTCGTGCACCGTCACGACGACCGGCATCGCCGCGCGCGGCATCGTTCCCGCAGCGCAGTGCAGCAAATCCGCGCCGCTTGCGCGCGCGCGACGCGGCAAGAGCACCTGATCCCAGACGACGCGCCGGTCGAAGCGCCACGGATCGAGCGCGAGATCGCGCAGCTCGACGACGTCGCTGCCCCGCTCGCGCAGCGCGCTCGCGAGCCCGCGAACGTACTCGCCGATTCCAGTGGCCGTGCCGACCGTCAGCTGCGCGTCGAGCGCAACCCTCACCGCAGGTCGCGTTCCAGCGCGCGCACCATCAAGGAGTTTGGATCGAGGGCGCGCGAGCGATCGAGATACGTGGCGGCGACGGCACGATCGCCGTTCTCCCACGCGACGACCCCGAGGCCCGCGATTGCGTCGGCGCTCGTCGGATCCGCATCGACGCCTTGCGCGAAGAGCGCGGCAGCGCGGCGGCGATCGCCCAGCAGATCGGCTTGATTGGCGGCCGCGATGATGTAACGCTGCGAGAGCGGCGCGAGCGCGACCGCCGATTCGAAATTCCGTAGCCCGCGCGCCAGCCACTTGCGCTGGCGCGGGCTCCCCGGAACCTCGCGCCACGCCTGACGGTTGGCAAGCCGCCCCATCTGCCAGTACGCCTCGGCGACGCCGTCGGGATGCGTTCCGCTGCGCGCGAGCGTGACTTGGAGTAACGATTCGAGCGCGTAACCCGCAGCCGGATCGCGCGACGCCAGGATCTGCGCTTGCGACTGCACCGCATCGGGATCGGGTGCGGCGAGAAAGTACTCGTTTGCCAGCACTTGCTCTCCGCGCAGCAGCGCAACGCGCGCCAAAAGCTCGTCGCGCACGGGCGACGACGGCAGCCGGAGGGCATAGCGTTGCGCCGCGCCGGCGTCGCCGCGCGCGAGCGCCTCGCGCGCGAGGCTCGTCTCGACGTACGGCGCGGGCGCGATTCGATCGAGGAATCTATAGACGGCGACTCCGTAAGCGAGCGGGATTCGCGCGGGCAGCGTCGCGGGCGCTGCGGCACTCGATGCGAGGGCGTCGGACGCCAGTTGTATCGCCGCCAACGAAAAAATAAGGGCCGCCGTCAAGGCGCCCACGATCGTCCAGAAGAGAGCGTACCGCCGCGCGAGCACCGGCTAGAACTTGACTGTGAAGTTGACGTCCTCGCGCGTCTGCGTCGAACCGTTGATTTGCAGGAGGCTATCTTGAAAGCGGTTTTGATACGCGGAGATCGAGAGCGAGCTCGCCCGGTCGGGAAGATTGAACGTCAGCTTCCCGCCGTACGAGTTGTTGATCGTGTCGAGATTCATCAGCCCCGGCAGGCCGTAGCCGCCGTAGAGCCGCTGCGCGTCGTAGTTGAGGTTCAAGGTCAGTCCGCGCACGACCGGCACCGCCACGCCGGCGCCGACGGAGAACCGATTGAGATCGGAGTTGTTCGAAACCGCCAGCGGCATGCCGCCCGGTATCTGCCACGATCCGGCCGAGCTGAGCGGCAACGACGAGAAGCCCTCGGAGTCGCCGTGCGCGAGTTGTTCGTACTCGCTCGAAAGATTGACGTTGAGGCTGCGCTTGCCGGCTCGCACGTCGAAGTTCGCACCGGCATCGTACGACGTGTCGCGCAGCGAAAGCTGCGGCGTCGTTGCCTGCGACGCGCCTTCGTCGTGGCTCTCGAAGTGGACCGCACCGAGTTGCGTCGCCGCCGGGTGCACGAGCGTGGAATCCGCCGGCGCGATCGTCAGCGCTCCGGACGGCGCCGCGACCGGCGCGCCGAACGCAAGCGTGCCCGGTTCGGGCGAGATGCTCGGCGCGGGTGCGACGGGTTGATATGCGGCGGTAAAGAGCGTCGTGGGCGATACGAACGTCGCGGCGTCGAGGCGCGCCGCCGGCGAGAACCGCGGTTGCGCGGCGCCGAGATCGTTGAGCGTCAGCCGATCCTGACTGAACGCCGACGCGACGCCGGAGGCGATCGGCGAGCCCGGGTCGTGCTTGACGCCG
Proteins encoded:
- a CDS encoding glycosyltransferase family 1 protein, with amino-acid sequence MRVALDAQLTVGTATGIGEYVRGLASALRERGSDVVELRDLALDPWRFDRRVVWDQVLLPRRARASGADLLHCAAGTMPRAAMPVVVTVHDLAWHEVQQHAPAYARWYFGPFSLARYRRAANVAVDSQFTGDELLRICGDLDPARVHVVYPGVASDYCGLDRQSGDRATILAVGTVERRKNLEVLVRALAQLDGARLVAIGPATPYAQECIALARELRVADRLEMRGYVSRDELLLLYKTAAVAAVPSRYEGFGYAAAQALCAGVPCVVSDCSSLPEIAGGDARVVAAGDAAAWSAALAAALRGDDDERAARVRAGAIARFAWASSASAMERLYASSVDR